A stretch of the Pelmatolapia mariae isolate MD_Pm_ZW linkage group LG23, Pm_UMD_F_2, whole genome shotgun sequence genome encodes the following:
- the LOC134620368 gene encoding E3 ubiquitin-protein ligase TRIM21-like: MSAASCLLSEDQFLCSICLDVFTDPVSTPCGHNFCKNCIRQHWDISDRCQCPMCKKVFQTRPELHVNSFISEMVSQFRLEAQQKVNSSSISEQQAAKPGEVPCDVCTGTKLKALKSCLVCLASYCQTHLEPHLAASRLKRHQLIDPEENLEGRMCMKHDKPLELFCKTDQTCVCMLCCVFDHKTHEFVPLREECEGKKAELVKTEAEIQQMIIKRRLKIQEIKESVKMSKDAEDREKAEGVQVFTALKESVDRCLKKLIKEIEEKQETTEKQAEGFIKDLEQEISELMKRSSEVEQLSRSKDHLHLLQSFSSLKAAPTTKDWTEVSIHPPSYEGTVVRAVVRAVGRLKETLSKDMKKLFEAELKRVQQYAVDVTLDPDTAHPYLILSDDGKQVHCGEEENDLPDNPERFSEFPIVLGKQSFSSGRFYFEVQVNKTEWALGVARESVNRNEVMTLSPKNGYWTVGVCENICVAVDDLPVHLPLQSGPQKVGVFVDYEEGLVSFHDVDDVDVIYSFSCFSFTEKLYPFFCPGGNDGGKNSDPLIICPVNQ; the protein is encoded by the coding sequence ATGTCTGCTGCCAGCTGTCTTCTATCTGAAGATCAGTTTCTGTGCTCCATCTGTCTGGATGTCTTCACTGATCCAGTCTCTACACCATGTGGACACAACTTCTGCAAAAACTGCATCAGACAACACTGGGATATCAGTGACAGGTGTCAGTGTCCCATGTGTAAAAAGGTCTTTCAGACCAGACCTGAGCTGCATGTCAACAGTTTCATCTCTGAGATGGTTTCTCAGTTCAGACTTGAAGCTCAGCAGAAAgtcaacagcagcagcatctcAGAGCAACAAGCTGCCAAACCAGGAGAAGTTCCCTGTGACGTCTGCACTGGAACCAAACTGAAGGCCCTGAAGTCCTGCCTGGTGTGTCTGGCCTCCTACTGTCAGACTCACCTGGAGCCTCATCTGGCAGCTTCACGTctgaaaagacatcagctgattgATCCTGAGGAGAACCTGGAAGGAAGGATGTGTATGAAGCACGATAAACCTCTGGAGCTGTTCTGTAAGACTGATCAGACATGTGTCTGCAtgctctgctgtgtttttgaCCACAAGACTCATGAATTTGTTCCTCTGAGAGAAGAATGTGAAGGAAAGAAGGCAGAACTGGTCAAGACTGAAGCTGAAATTCAACAGATGATCATAAAGAGACGACTGAAGATTCAGGAGATCAAAGAATCAGTGAAGATGAGTAAAGATGctgaagacagagagaaagcagaaggtgTTCAGGTCTTCACTGCTCTGAAGGAGTCTGTTGACAGATGCCTGAAAAAGCTCATAAAGGAGATcgaagagaaacaggaaacaacagagaaacaggctgaaggtttcatcaaagatctggaacaggaaatctctgagctgatgaagagaagctctgaggtggagcagctctcacgcTCTAAAgatcacctccacctcctccaaagcTTCTCATCCCTGAAAGCTGCTCCAACCACCAAGGACTGGACAGAGGTCAGTATCCATCCACCATCATATGAGGGGACTGTGGTGAGAGCTGTGGTGAGAGCTGTAGGTCGGCTGAAGGAGACACTCAGTAAAGACATGAAGAAGCTGTTTGAGGCTGAGCTGAAGAGGGTCCAGCAGTATGCAGTGGATGTGACTCTTGATCCTGATACAGCACATCCTTATCTCATCCTGTCTGATGATGGAAAACAAGTACACTGTGGTGAAGAGGAGAATGATCTTCCAGACAACCCAGAGAGATTTTCTGAATTTCCCATTGTTTTAGGAAAGCAGAGTTTCTCTTCAGGCAGATTTTACTTTGAGGTTCAGGTTAACAAGACTGAATGGGCTTTAGGGGTGGCCAGAGAGTCAGTCAACAGGAATGAAGTCATGACATTGAGTCCTAAAAATGGTTACTGGACTGTAGGAGTATGTGAAAATATTTGTGTAGCAGTTGATGACCTTCCAGTCCATCTCCCTCTTCAGTCTGGTCCTCAGAAGGTTGGGGTGTTTGTGGATTATGAGGAGGGTCTGGTGTCCTTTCATGATGTAGATGATGTAGATGTGATATATTCCTTTTCTTGCTTCTCCTTCACTGAGAAACTCTACCCATTCTTCTGTCCCGGCGGTAATGATGGTGGTAAAAACTCTGATCCTCTGATCATCTGTCCAGTCAATCAGTGA